One genomic region from Leishmania panamensis strain MHOM/PA/94/PSC-1 chromosome 10 sequence encodes:
- a CDS encoding hypothetical protein (TriTrypDB/GeneDB-style sysID: LpmP.10.0540): MPLASLRHVFSPEKKARDARKAEREAEKEARRRMKEEDAALIKSELEVRKVIYDDEKEHRRILKDTERDARKAEKEAEREARRKAREEEQESEKEARQKARELEKAVLKVPKEASNSLALFGFLSSTVKVESNKNRLFSLFVQDKRVAPAALQFWVRAEEKFSGNTEEASVVNLSSHAMQGGARRDPENSRNHMMEKESSLLHPPMHFDEGAPSKAKVCVRDFNAMIEASNAQEVPLRDLLRQCGCAFHTVVCDPYASFDNEVVFAGFFAIGYNPCQSRPPYFGTYNHLQEGNLNEVELLQMGRFPLRSGIPRLSNMDYEYDSGDDWDVMEGDEDIAASSSSDLDKDADLDSLDSSDLEFINDDEEDSDYDIQHKIMEARQRRLWRLRNKNKLVPSYSGPFVGIPTDEHPLRGFDELERFASLNATYFAKLLENELSAFASGRADIPASGDEGLSVEEREAKRQRGLMEAALKNRREMTDTELKALHTIVAANSKVSTRMILDALKQQQLCVGVARAEIERTIRRFYERRHRSLVLRDEPWSPTDERLFVRVASSKPKPLGDSSTRARTGDWTGKNEDEGEDADNDTDNNDIAESSVERAAETADDASAKVGESGDGTEQAPVTLSEAVEETRHPRPSPPSSGEAKAETAAPRTKQITLRELLPKASASTYVNVAKRPREDNQTEDQGCGVTTATGE; this comes from the coding sequence ATGCCGCTTGCCTCCCTCAGACACGTATTCTCACCTGAGAAGAAGGCTCGCGATGCCCGTAAGGCTGAgcgggaggcggagaaggaggcacgCCGGCGGATGAAGGAAGAAGACGCGGCCTTAATTAAGTCAGAGCTTGAGGTGCGTAAAGTCATCTACGATGATGAAAAGGAGCACCGTCGGATCTTGAAAGACACGGAGCGTGACGCACGAAAGGCGGAAAAGGAAGCTGAAAGGGAAGCACGTCGAAAGgcgcgggaggaggagcaggagtcCGAAAAGGAAGCGAGGCAGAAAGCACGCGAGCTAGAGAAGGCAGTTCTTAAAGTGCCGAAAGAGGCCTCGAACAGCCTCGCTCTTTTTGGTTTCCTGAGCAGCACTGTCAAGGTGGAGAGCAACAAGAACAGGTTATTCTCCCTGTTTGTTCAGGACAAACGcgttgctcctgctgcgctgcaaTTTTGGGTGAGGGCGGAAGAAAAATTTTCGGGCAATACGGAGGAGGCCTCGGTTGTGAACCTTTCCTCTCACGCGATGCAGGGCGGCGCACGGCGAGACCCAGAGAATAGCAGGAATCACATGATGGAAAAAGAGTCCTCTCTGCTTCACCCGCCCATGCACTTCGATGAAGGCGCGCCTTCGAAGGcgaaggtgtgtgtgcgcgacTTCAACGCCATGATTGAGGCTTCAAATGCGCAAGAGGTGCCACTGCGCGACCTCTTGCGCCAGTGTGGCTGCGCTTTCCACACGGTCGTTTGCGACCCATATGCGTCGTTCGACAACGAGGTCGTGTTCGCTGGTTTCTTCGCCATCGGGTACAATCCGTGCCAGTCCCGTCCGCCCTACTTCGGCACCTACAACCATTTGCAGGAGGGCAACTTGaacgaggtggagctgctgcagatgggTCGGTTTCCGCTGCGGAGCGGCATTCCTCGCTTGTCAAACATGGATTACGAGTACGACTCGGGCGATGACTGGGACGTCATGGAGGGTGATGAGGATATCGCCGCGTCTTCTTCGAGTGACTTAGACAAGGACGCTGACTTGGACTCtctcgacagcagcgacttaGAGTTCATcaacgacgacgaagaggacTCCGACTACGACATCCAGCACAAAATTATGGaggcacggcagcgtcgcctctGGCGACTGCGCAACAAAAACAAACTCGTGCCGTCCTACAGTGGACCGTTTGTTGGCATTCCCACCGATGAGCACCCACTTCGAGGCTTTGACGAGTTAGAGCGCTTTGCCTCTCTAAACGCGACGTACTTCGCTAAGCTCTTGGAGAATGAGCTGAGCGCATTCGCAAGCGGGCGTGCTGACATCCCGGCTAGTGGGGACGAGGGCCTGagcgtggaggagagggaggcaaagCGGCAGCGTGGCTTGATGGAGGCCGCACTGAAGAACCGACGCGAAATGACGGATACGGAGCTCAAGGCACTGCACACAATCGTTGCAGCCAACAGCAAAGTTTCGACCAGGATGATACTCGATGCcttgaagcagcagcagctctgcgtcGGAGTCGCGAGGGCCGAGATTGAGCGGACCATCAGGCGCTTCTACGAGCGACGTCACCGTTCGCTCGTCCTGCGGGATGAGCCGTGGTCTCCCACTGATGAGCGGCTCTTTGTACGCGTTGCCTCTTCGAAGCCGAAGCCTCTGGgggacagcagcaccagagcCAGGACAGGTGACTGGACGGGCAAAAATGAGGATGAAGGCGAGGATGCGGACAATGACACTGATAACAACGACATCGCAGAGTCCTCAGTTGAACGTGCTGCTGAGACCGCTGATGACGCTTCTGCCAAGGTAGGTGAATCCGGCGATGGGACTGAGCAGGCGCCTGTGACACTGTCGGAGGCTGTCGAAGAGACGAGACACCCGAGGCCGTCTCCGCCTAGCTCAGgcgaggcgaaggcggagaCTGCGGCCCCCAGGACGAAGCAGATTACTCTCAGGGAGTTGTTGCCGAAAGCAAGCGCTTCGACCTATGTCAACGTGGCGAAGCGGCCGCGCGAGGACAACCAGACGGAGGATCAAGGCTGCGGCGTCACCACTGCTACCGGGGagtga
- a CDS encoding hypothetical protein (TriTrypDB/GeneDB-style sysID: LpmP.10.0550), which produces MPSLVKPSQKGRGKKKGGKKPAKIVPDPDAAYRQQLDETVYIPKVARKKVLDTYRAAADRAIMANTVDVSSPQRDGHREDPISLIKVPGIFQSLGLCLTDDQIDQITAMIAQDPQCLSQENDTVYQMEPIQGLGNFADREKLHALLVELLHTRVLAYDPQVLACPHPRFTDRVSSVVCRATEGDIRSCFNTIWEASGRMVMVTANGTCTRCVAVEQLEGLLTNAQTESAATQSLTPKEFRDLCFFVKGVNDDVVKEDAFLNCFIHVQ; this is translated from the coding sequence ATGCCGTCTTTGGTAAAGCCTTCccagaaggggagggggaagaagaagggtggCAAGAAGCCCGCAAAGATTGTACCCGATCCGGATGCTGCGTATCGTCAGCAACTGGATGAGACAGTATACATTCCCAAGGTGGCGCGCAAGAAAGTCCTTGATACCTATAGGGCGGCAGCTGATAGGGCGATCATGGCGAACACTGTCGACGTATCGTCACCGCAGCGGGATGGCCACCGCGAAGACCCGATTTCGCTTATCAAAGTGCCAGGCATCTTTCAGTCTCTGGGTCTTTGCTTGACTGATGACCAGATTGATCAAATCACGGCAATGATTGCGCAGGATCCTCAATGCCTATCTCAGGAAAATGATACGGTCTACCAGATGGAGCCGATACAAGGTCTAGGAAATTTTGCCGACCGTGAAAAGCTACACGCTCTCTTAGTGGAGTTGCTCCACACCCGCGTCCTGGCATACGACCCTCAGGTGCTCGCCTGTCCCCATCCCCGATTCACAGATCGCGTCTCTTCGGTGGTGTGCAGGGCTACGGAAGGTGACATTCGCTCCTGTTTCAACACGATTTGGGAAGCGAGTGGGAggatggtgatggtgacTGCGAATGGGACATGTACTCGGTGCGTTGctgtggagcagctggagggaCTTTTGACGAACGCGCAAACcgagagcgccgccacgcaAAGTCTGACCCCAAAAGAGTTCCGGGACTTGTGCTTTTTTGTCAAGGGTGTGAACGACGATGTAGTGAAGGAAGACGCTTTTTTGAACTGCTTCATTCATGTCCAATAG
- a CDS encoding hypothetical protein (TriTrypDB/GeneDB-style sysID: LpmP.10.0560), with amino-acid sequence MSGTDMRRRVTALSRRQVRIFGAVATGCCGLGLYGCYSKFFLPEYLREDQRRRMPMPVRRTKLYVAGTSMGDGLLPEVRSMPKVVFFFYVAYRVVLLFVGCVPVLWYGFLTYSLGLCPEQIFYEKMLAFLSSMGPSYIKFGQWMATRPDFFPNQMCKMLEKLYDSTEPHKWSHTEKSLRRVFTDGTCKGHNALRYISEIEKVPIKSGSIAQIHRAKLRESIDGIPAGTELALKVTHPHIREQVSADLAAMRLFVWVGNRIIPGLRYFNLDASISEFSSLVRSQLNLLVEADNLMQFRYNFRSFNGVIFPTPLMSLSTEDVLFETFEEGVPLHNVMYSEEYRGVAELGCHMFFKMLFEDNFVHSDLHPGNVFLRTNKTDGVRQYYPDGKRKLRFEVVVLDTGLVTTLSRDERNNFISLFAAVACGDGELGADLMIDRLPHSMRDAQDPVNRERFKQQMKQVFDLVSPEAAGFRLSKVQIGTVLGKIMETVRENHIPLDGNFASLVLSVIVGEGLGRKLLPDFNIFAEAAPYLIAFLEDGELFFLANKLQGTYGATALLRDSVDIVRPSKVGTYAEMAVKKGEHMVQKFFTSDKAHG; translated from the coding sequence ATGTCCGGGACCGATATGCGACGGAGGGTGACGGCCCTCAGTCGCCGTCAGGTGCGCATATTTGGTGCAGTAGCCACCGGGTGTTGCGGCCTTGGGTTGTATGGTTGCTACAGCAAGTTTTTTCTTCCGGAGTATCTGCGCGAAGACCAGCGTAGGAGGATGCCAATGCCGGTGAGGAGAACAAAGCTTTACGTCGCTGGGACATCAATGGGCGATGGCTTGCTGCCGGAGGTGCGGTCTATGCCAAAAGTGGTGTTTTTCTTCTACGTTGCGTACCGAGTCGTGCTGCTTTTTGTAGGGTGCGTTCCTGTTCTGTGGTACGGGTTTCTCACGTACAGCTTGGGGCTGTGCCCTGAACAAATATTTTATGAAAAGATGCTTGCCTTCCTCTCATCAATGGGACCGAGCTACATCAAATTTGGGCAGTGGATGGCAACGCGTCCTGACTTTTTCCCCAATCAAATGTGTAAGATGCTTGAAAAGCTGTATGACAGTACCGAGCCGCACAAGTGGTCGCACACCGAGAAGTCTCTCCGCAGGGTGTTCACCGACGGAACTTGCAAAGGGCACAATGCCCTTCGCTACATCTCCGAGATTGAAAAGGTTCCAATCAAAAGTGGTAGCATTGCACAAATACACCGAGCGAAGCTCCGCGAGAGCATTGACGGCATACCAGCTGGGACGGAACTCGCTCTCAAGGTCACACACCCTCACATACGCGAACAGGTGTCGGCCGACCTGGCAGCTATGCGTCTTTTTGTTTGGGTCGGAAACAGAATTATTCCCGGCCTGCGCTACTTTAATTTGGATGCGAGCATCAGCGAGTTCTCTTCACTGGTTCGGTCTCAGCTCAATCTGCTAGTTGAAGCCGATAATTTGATGCAGTTCAGGTACAACTTCCGCAGCTTCAACGGTGTTATTTTCCCCACACCACTGATGTCTCTGTCTACGGAAGACGTGCTCTTCGAAACATTTGAAGAgggtgtgccgctgcacaaTGTTATGTACAGCGAAGAATACAGAGGTGTGGCGGAGCTGGGGTGTCACATGTTTTTCAAGATGCTCTTTGAGGACAACTTTGTGCACTCAGATTTGCACCCCGGAAACGTTTTTTTGCGCACAAATAAGACGGATGGTGTTCGGCAGTACTACCCTGACGGCAAGCGAAAGCTGCGGTTCGAGGTCGTGGTTCTCGATACTGGTCTTGTCACGACCCTTTCCAGGGACGAGCGCAACAACTTCATCTCGCTCTTTGCCGCTGTGGCTTGCGGTGATGGTGAGCTCGGTGCGGATCTAATGATTGATCGTTTGCCTCACTCCATGAGAGATGCACAGGATCCGGTAAACAGGGAGAGGTTCAAGCAACAGATGAAGCAGGTCTTTGACTTGGTTTCTCCTGAAGCGGCAGGCTTCCGGCTCAGTAAAGTCCAGATTGGCACTGTCCTGGGAAAGATAATGGAGACGGTCCGTGAGAATCACATTCCTTTGGACGGCAACTTTGCTTCACTCGTTCTCTCAGTGATTGTGGGGGAGGGCCTGGGTCGAAAGCTGCTGCCCGACTTCAACATTTTTGCTGAGGCAGCACCATATCTCATCGCCTTTCTCGAGGATGGAGAGCTTTTCTTTCTGGCGAACAAGCTTCAGGGCACGTACGGCGCTACCGCTTTGTTGCGGGACTCGGTCGATATTGTGAGACCATCGAAAGTCGGTACGTACGCTGAAATGGCGGTGAAAAAGGGCGAGCATATGGTACAAAAGTTTTTCACATCGGACAAGGCACATGGCTAG